In Wolinella succinogenes DSM 1740, a single genomic region encodes these proteins:
- a CDS encoding 4Fe-4S dicluster domain-containing protein, translated as MENLSRRRFFKKVALASTLSLAPLSVQAKEEKTNQKRIASIIDLTLCDGCEGEAMPLCVKACREKNRSSFPEPQKPIMDYWPQKFHEDWSDKRELTSRLTPYNWTFVEKLEVEGQKVFVPRRCMHCDDAPCQKLCPFGVIGKSEQGAVSIDPDFCMGGAKCRDACPWGIPQRQAGVGLYMKLAPKLGGGGVMYKCDMCKDLLAKGEKPACEVKCPKGAIIFGEKEAMRAEARRRAERIGGHLYGMDENGGTATFYISKVPFEKIHAAIQSEKELKGDKKPGRPHMKVGLKNPMEKGENLALATLMAPVAGIFAAGVAVYKGRKERGEEQ; from the coding sequence ATGGAAAACCTAAGCCGGCGGCGATTCTTTAAAAAAGTCGCTCTCGCTTCGACCCTCTCCCTTGCACCCCTATCTGTGCAAGCCAAAGAGGAGAAAACGAATCAAAAGAGAATCGCCTCTATCATTGATTTGACCTTGTGTGATGGGTGCGAGGGGGAGGCGATGCCTCTTTGCGTGAAGGCGTGTAGAGAGAAGAATAGATCCAGCTTCCCTGAGCCTCAAAAACCGATTATGGACTATTGGCCGCAAAAGTTTCATGAAGATTGGTCGGATAAACGCGAGCTCACTTCGCGCCTCACGCCTTACAATTGGACTTTTGTGGAGAAGCTAGAGGTCGAGGGGCAAAAAGTTTTTGTTCCTAGGCGCTGTATGCACTGTGATGATGCGCCCTGTCAAAAGCTCTGCCCCTTTGGGGTGATCGGCAAGAGCGAGCAGGGGGCAGTGAGCATCGACCCTGATTTTTGCATGGGAGGTGCAAAGTGCCGCGATGCCTGTCCATGGGGAATTCCTCAGCGTCAAGCGGGAGTAGGACTCTATATGAAGCTTGCGCCCAAGCTTGGCGGAGGCGGAGTGATGTATAAGTGCGATATGTGCAAAGATCTTCTAGCCAAAGGAGAGAAGCCCGCTTGTGAGGTGAAATGTCCCAAAGGAGCGATCATTTTTGGGGAAAAAGAGGCGATGAGAGCGGAGGCTAGGAGGCGCGCTGAGCGCATTGGAGGCCATCTCTATGGGATGGATGAAAATGGGGGAACGGCGACTTTTTATATCTCCAAAGTGCCTTTTGAGAAGATTCACGCCGCCATCCAAAGCGAGAAGGAGCTCAAAGGGGATAAGAAGCCAGGGCGACCCCATATGAAGGTCGGGCTTAAAAACCCAATGGAAAAGGGCGAAAATCTCGCACTGGCTACGCTTATGGCACCCGTGGCGGGAATCTTTGCTGCTGGAGTGGCCGTCTATAAAGGTAGAAAAGAGAGGGGAGAAGAGCAATGA
- a CDS encoding formate dehydrogenase subunit gamma, producing the protein MKVNRQSLSNRVVHWLTALSIFWLIVTGVGQMPVYKRYFVTEIPGFSFLGNYFTTLNQHYIAGAILIAVGFYHLFYHVMRREFDILPRRGDVRASIAVIKAMLKGEPEPPSEKYLPEQRLAYAFIALTILLMGVSGIMKSWKNLTGNELSDFWLYWAATLHNAGMMLLIFGIIAHLAAFWLKPNRKLLGGMVHGKVEAHYVLERHGKWKEGIKRAQKALEREA; encoded by the coding sequence ATGAAGGTGAATCGACAGAGTCTATCCAATCGTGTAGTTCATTGGCTTACCGCCCTCTCGATCTTTTGGCTGATTGTGACGGGAGTGGGGCAGATGCCCGTCTATAAGCGCTATTTTGTGACGGAGATTCCGGGATTTAGCTTTTTAGGAAACTATTTCACGACACTCAATCAGCACTACATCGCTGGAGCGATTTTGATTGCGGTGGGCTTTTATCACCTTTTCTATCATGTGATGCGAAGAGAATTTGATATTTTGCCTAGGCGAGGGGATGTGCGTGCGAGCATTGCGGTGATCAAAGCGATGCTAAAGGGTGAGCCTGAGCCCCCAAGCGAAAAGTATCTCCCTGAGCAGAGGCTGGCCTATGCGTTTATCGCCCTGACGATTCTTCTTATGGGGGTGAGTGGAATCATGAAGTCATGGAAGAATCTCACGGGCAATGAGCTGAGTGATTTTTGGCTCTATTGGGCGGCGACCCTGCACAATGCGGGGATGATGCTCTTGATCTTTGGAATCATCGCTCACCTTGCCGCCTTTTGGCTTAAGCCCAATCGCAAGCTTTTGGGGGGCATGGTGCATGGAAAGGTCGAGGCGCACTATGTGCTGGAGCGGCATGGAAAATGGAAAGAGGGAATCAAACGCGCCCAAAAGGCGCTAGAGCGAGAGGCTTAA
- a CDS encoding aspartate carbamoyltransferase catalytic subunit, whose product MIRHLINTRDLSQEEVIGLLDEAEGYLDTKHRNHLKGRLVITIFFENSTRTLSSFEIAVKRLGGEVVRLDVSRSSTTKGETIFDTAANLNAMSPSAIVVRHKNAGVPNLLAKHTSCSIVNGGDGAHAHPTQALLDLLTLKRSLGRVEGKKIAIVGDIRNSRVANSNIELLGRFGMEVILIAPPHFMPKTNLRQHDRLQEVIGEVDAIMSLRTQTERHEHPIYASLKDYASDFCITKELLGDRKIALLHPGPVHRNVDIDDEMLKDPRCKVLEQVTNGVAVRMAVLRYLIEGSAPTLKIEESA is encoded by the coding sequence TTGATACGGCATTTAATTAATACGAGGGATTTGAGCCAAGAGGAGGTGATAGGCCTGCTGGATGAGGCGGAGGGTTATCTAGACACCAAGCATCGAAACCACCTCAAAGGGCGATTGGTCATTACGATCTTTTTTGAAAACTCCACACGCACATTGAGCAGTTTCGAGATCGCGGTGAAACGCCTAGGAGGAGAGGTGGTTAGACTGGATGTCTCTAGAAGCTCTACCACCAAGGGAGAGACGATTTTTGACACCGCCGCCAACCTCAACGCCATGTCTCCTAGTGCCATCGTGGTGCGTCACAAAAACGCGGGTGTGCCCAATCTTTTGGCTAAACACACCAGCTGCTCTATCGTCAATGGAGGGGATGGAGCCCACGCTCATCCCACCCAAGCGCTCCTTGACCTCCTCACGCTAAAGCGAAGCCTAGGGAGAGTGGAGGGCAAAAAGATCGCTATTGTAGGCGATATTCGTAACTCACGCGTGGCCAATAGCAACATTGAGCTTCTGGGGCGATTTGGCATGGAGGTGATTCTCATCGCTCCGCCCCACTTCATGCCCAAGACCAACCTGCGACAACATGACCGCCTCCAAGAGGTAATCGGCGAGGTGGATGCGATCATGAGCCTGCGCACACAAACAGAGCGCCACGAGCACCCCATCTATGCTAGCCTCAAAGATTACGCGAGTGATTTTTGCATCACCAAGGAGCTCTTAGGAGATCGAAAAATCGCTCTGCTTCACCCCGGTCCTGTGCATCGCAATGTCGATATTGACGATGAGATGCTCAAAGACCCAAGGTGCAAGGTTCTAGAACAGGTCACCAATGGAGTGGCTGTGCGCATGGCTGTGCTCCGCTACCTCATCGAAGGCTCCGCCCCCACGCTGAAAATAGAGGAGAGCGCTTAA
- a CDS encoding nitrous oxide reductase accessory protein NosL, with translation MSLAIRLGLLSLLPLMLLGATPSDEVKQKRLYPMGEKIFLQNCPEFPWQSHSDSKKLQEAILKGGACGKLGQRESEALFYYLWDVKIQKSASFGANERIEVPHKAKCPVCGMFVAKYPRWAAKITTESGHAHYFDGVKDMMKFILHPTHYIKDFNETILSIEVTDYYAQKKLDGKKAIYVIHSDVYGPMGNELIPFETKKSAQNFIKDHGGKIVESFDRINEEILATLDL, from the coding sequence ATGTCTTTGGCGATTCGTCTTGGCCTCCTCTCCCTGCTTCCGCTTATGCTTCTAGGTGCCACTCCTAGCGATGAAGTGAAACAAAAGCGCCTCTACCCCATGGGAGAAAAGATCTTTCTCCAAAACTGCCCTGAGTTTCCTTGGCAAAGTCACTCCGATTCCAAAAAGCTTCAAGAGGCGATTCTTAAAGGGGGTGCTTGTGGCAAACTGGGTCAACGAGAGAGCGAAGCGCTCTTTTACTATCTTTGGGATGTAAAGATTCAAAAAAGTGCCAGCTTTGGCGCCAACGAGAGAATCGAAGTTCCCCACAAAGCTAAATGTCCCGTTTGCGGGATGTTTGTCGCCAAATATCCGCGATGGGCAGCCAAAATCACCACCGAATCGGGTCACGCCCACTACTTTGATGGCGTGAAAGATATGATGAAGTTCATTCTTCACCCCACCCACTATATCAAGGATTTCAACGAGACGATTCTCTCCATCGAGGTGACCGATTACTACGCCCAAAAGAAGCTCGATGGCAAAAAAGCGATCTATGTGATTCATAGCGATGTCTATGGCCCCATGGGAAATGAACTGATTCCTTTTGAGACCAAGAAGAGTGCCCAAAACTTCATCAAAGATCATGGGGGCAAAATAGTCGAGAGTTTCGATAGAATCAACGAAGAGATTCTAGCCACGCTTGATCTGTAA
- a CDS encoding TlpA disulfide reductase family protein, translating to MRIWLSGALFSLLLTLAGCDVNSIIKPGTPPPPLSTHNLQGAPMDLQKLQGKGVIIRFWQSTCLSCLKEMPLLEELYKKHQGNLEVIAINVGEPKSYLLGFLEAHPYSYSIIEDEARIITKRYGVVAIPTTFFINPQGVITDVLYGESDRLGLEKRTHNILP from the coding sequence ATGCGCATTTGGCTCTCTGGCGCTCTATTTTCACTCCTCTTGACTCTTGCAGGTTGCGATGTTAACTCCATTATCAAACCAGGCACCCCTCCCCCTCCCCTCAGCACCCACAATCTCCAAGGTGCTCCCATGGACCTCCAAAAACTTCAGGGAAAGGGAGTTATCATTCGCTTTTGGCAAAGCACCTGCCTCTCCTGCCTCAAAGAGATGCCTCTTCTAGAAGAACTCTACAAAAAGCATCAGGGCAATCTTGAAGTGATTGCGATCAATGTAGGAGAACCCAAATCGTACCTGCTTGGCTTTCTTGAAGCGCACCCCTACTCCTACTCCATTATTGAGGATGAGGCGCGAATCATCACCAAACGCTATGGAGTGGTGGCGATTCCTACTACCTTTTTCATCAATCCCCAAGGAGTGATCACCGACGTTCTCTATGGAGAGAGCGATCGCCTAGGATTAGAGAAGCGCACTCACAATATCTTACCCTAA
- a CDS encoding UDP-glucose dehydrogenase family protein, with product MNIAVIGTGYVGLVSGTCFAEMGNSVICVDVDHQKIEKLKQGIIPIYEPGLEEMVLENHKKGDLLFTTSLKEALKSAEVAFIAVGTPMGEDGSADLQYVLAVAREIGEGMDRYLVVVDKSTVPVGTADLVKETILAAQKARGVEIPFDVVSNPEFLKEGDAINDFMKPDRVVVGAESARAMEKMRELYAPFTRSHDRFIAMGVRSAEMTKYAANAMLATKISFMNEISNICEATGADVNDVRVGIGSDKRIGYSFIYPGCGYGGSCFPKDVKALEKIALEHGITPRVIGAVEEVNREQKKVLVRKITARFGENLQGKSFGIWGLSFKPETDDMREASSIVLIKELLARGATIKAYDPKAMEEARHFYLKEHPEILYTSNKYDALNGASAMVLVTEWKEFRSPDFYEIKNRLLEPVIFDGRNQYKKERLGEMGIEYHQIGVAIHRT from the coding sequence ATGAATATCGCGGTGATTGGCACGGGGTATGTGGGATTGGTGAGCGGGACATGTTTTGCCGAGATGGGCAATAGTGTCATCTGCGTGGATGTAGACCATCAAAAGATCGAAAAACTCAAGCAGGGAATCATCCCCATCTATGAACCAGGTTTAGAGGAGATGGTGCTAGAGAATCACAAAAAAGGCGACCTCCTTTTCACTACCTCCCTTAAAGAGGCGCTAAAGAGCGCTGAAGTTGCTTTTATTGCGGTGGGGACTCCTATGGGCGAGGATGGAAGTGCGGATTTACAGTATGTTTTGGCAGTCGCCAGAGAGATTGGCGAGGGGATGGATCGCTATTTGGTGGTGGTCGATAAATCCACCGTTCCTGTGGGGACAGCCGACTTAGTCAAAGAGACCATTTTAGCAGCACAAAAGGCGCGAGGGGTGGAGATTCCTTTTGATGTGGTGAGCAATCCAGAGTTTCTCAAAGAGGGAGATGCCATCAATGACTTCATGAAGCCTGATCGTGTGGTCGTGGGAGCGGAGAGCGCGCGGGCGATGGAGAAGATGCGAGAGCTCTACGCCCCTTTTACAAGGAGCCATGATCGATTCATTGCGATGGGGGTTAGAAGCGCTGAAATGACTAAATACGCCGCCAATGCGATGCTGGCCACCAAGATTAGTTTCATGAATGAGATCTCTAATATCTGCGAGGCAACAGGGGCGGATGTGAATGATGTGCGCGTAGGGATCGGAAGCGATAAGAGAATCGGCTATAGCTTTATCTACCCGGGGTGCGGGTATGGCGGGAGTTGTTTTCCCAAAGATGTCAAAGCCCTAGAGAAGATTGCCTTAGAACACGGAATCACCCCTCGCGTCATTGGCGCGGTCGAAGAGGTGAATCGAGAGCAAAAAAAGGTGTTGGTGCGCAAGATCACGGCACGATTTGGCGAGAATCTTCAAGGGAAGAGCTTTGGAATCTGGGGGCTTAGCTTTAAGCCAGAGACGGATGATATGCGAGAGGCAAGCTCAATCGTGCTCATCAAAGAGCTACTCGCCAGAGGCGCCACCATCAAAGCGTATGATCCCAAGGCGATGGAAGAGGCGAGGCACTTCTACCTCAAGGAGCACCCCGAGATTCTCTACACTTCCAACAAATACGATGCCCTCAATGGAGCGAGCGCGATGGTCTTGGTGACGGAGTGGAAGGAGTTTAGGAGCCCTGATTTTTATGAGATCAAGAATCGACTCCTAGAGCCCGTGATTTTTGATGGACGGAATCAATACAAAAAAGAGCGCCTAGGGGAGATGGGGATTGAGTATCACCAAATCGGCGTGGCGATTCACAGAACTTAA
- a CDS encoding TlyA family RNA methyltransferase has translation MRLDAYLAKESLVPSREKARALILEGQILVDGKAASKPSMEVMEGVSIELLSPSRYVGRAALKLQGFLESHPEISLKGERVLDIGSSTGGFAQVALQAGALSVTCVDVGRDQLAKELREDSRIALFEGMDIRDFQDEPFNWVLCDVSFISLSKVLPDIHRLCAQGAILLFKPQFEVGREAKRNRKGVVVEADRIHVRLKEFGAECERFGFKVDACEPSKTKGKEGNEEFFLYIRRS, from the coding sequence ATGAGGCTGGATGCATACCTAGCCAAAGAGTCTCTTGTTCCTAGTCGAGAGAAGGCAAGAGCGCTCATTTTGGAAGGGCAGATTCTCGTGGATGGCAAGGCGGCCTCCAAGCCTTCGATGGAGGTGATGGAGGGGGTGAGCATCGAGCTTTTGAGCCCCTCGCGTTATGTGGGAAGGGCGGCGCTGAAGCTTCAGGGTTTTTTAGAATCGCACCCTGAAATCTCCCTCAAGGGGGAGAGGGTGCTAGATATTGGTTCAAGCACAGGGGGATTTGCTCAGGTGGCGCTTCAAGCGGGTGCTTTGAGTGTCACTTGTGTGGATGTGGGACGCGATCAGTTGGCTAAAGAGCTAAGAGAGGATTCAAGAATCGCACTCTTTGAGGGAATGGATATTAGAGATTTTCAAGATGAGCCCTTTAATTGGGTGCTTTGTGATGTCTCTTTCATTTCGCTCTCCAAGGTTTTGCCCGATATTCATCGACTCTGCGCCCAAGGAGCGATCCTGCTTTTTAAGCCTCAGTTTGAAGTGGGGCGCGAGGCAAAGCGCAATCGCAAAGGGGTCGTGGTGGAGGCTGATCGTATCCATGTGCGACTTAAGGAGTTTGGCGCAGAGTGCGAGCGGTTTGGCTTTAAAGTCGATGCGTGCGAGCCTTCAAAAACCAAAGGAAAAGAGGGGAATGAAGAGTTTTTTCTCTATATTCGGCGATCCTAG
- a CDS encoding bifunctional riboflavin kinase/FAD synthetase — protein sequence MKSFFSIFGDPSVTSVAIGKFDGMHLAHQRLFSYLDEGGAILTVDAQRGNLTPGEYKREFTPFPLYSIPLGKIKHLSGERFIYMLKKAFPNLTKVVVGYDFRFGKNRAFGVEELRGYFAGEVVVVPEVFHRGHSVHSEAIRELIAQGEMNLAGELLGRDYFIEGRVVRGNGLGSSALFATINLEVESFLIPLEGVYATKTKVGERCFGSVSFVGKRLSVDNLFSIETHLLGVSPHAIPKTEVARIYFLERLRENRRFAELSSLKAQISEDIGRAEQIHAKTFMECMNLQGGRDEG from the coding sequence ATGAAGAGTTTTTTCTCTATATTCGGCGATCCTAGCGTCACTTCAGTGGCAATAGGGAAGTTTGATGGGATGCATCTAGCCCACCAGCGACTTTTTTCTTATTTGGATGAGGGTGGGGCGATTCTCACGGTGGATGCACAGCGTGGAAATCTCACGCCTGGCGAATACAAAAGAGAGTTCACCCCCTTTCCTCTCTACTCGATTCCTTTGGGGAAGATCAAACACCTAAGCGGCGAGCGCTTTATCTATATGCTCAAAAAAGCCTTCCCCAATCTCACCAAAGTGGTGGTGGGTTATGACTTTCGCTTTGGCAAGAATCGCGCCTTTGGCGTAGAGGAGCTGAGGGGCTACTTCGCAGGCGAGGTGGTGGTCGTTCCTGAGGTGTTTCATCGCGGGCATTCAGTCCACTCTGAGGCGATTAGGGAGCTCATCGCCCAAGGCGAGATGAATCTAGCGGGCGAGCTTTTGGGGAGAGACTACTTTATTGAGGGGCGCGTGGTGCGGGGCAATGGGCTTGGCTCTAGTGCGCTTTTTGCGACGATCAACCTAGAGGTGGAGAGCTTTTTGATTCCGCTTGAGGGAGTTTATGCCACCAAAACCAAGGTCGGAGAGAGGTGCTTTGGGTCGGTCTCTTTTGTCGGGAAGCGCTTAAGCGTGGATAATCTATTCTCTATCGAGACCCATCTTTTGGGCGTCTCGCCCCATGCGATTCCTAAGACGGAGGTGGCTAGAATCTACTTCTTGGAGAGATTGCGTGAGAATCGCCGATTTGCGGAACTCTCTAGTTTGAAGGCTCAAATTAGTGAGGATATTGGTCGTGCCGAGCAGATTCACGCCAAGACGTTTATGGAGTGCATGAATCTACAGGGGGGCAGAGATGAGGGATGA
- the cmoA gene encoding carboxy-S-adenosyl-L-methionine synthase CmoA: MRDELFTEELKKQFEFDERVAGVFDDMLSRSIPYYALALELSADFALANLPKEGGWVYDLGCSTGSLLLEIERRAGAKNPRLIGIDNSEAMLSRARAKALGYGSRVDFIQGDILDFEYQKSEVILCHYTLQFIRPIHRAYLVQKLYDSLKPEGILIFSEKVVSEDRVLDHQMIERYYAYKREQGYSEVEIVKKREALENVLIPYTAKENEKMLLEAGFAHVETLFRWVNFATFIAKKGEA; encoded by the coding sequence ATGAGGGATGAGCTATTCACCGAGGAGCTCAAAAAGCAGTTTGAATTTGATGAGCGGGTGGCAGGGGTCTTTGATGATATGCTCTCTCGCTCGATTCCCTATTATGCGTTAGCGCTGGAGCTCTCAGCGGATTTTGCGCTGGCCAATCTCCCCAAGGAGGGCGGATGGGTCTATGATCTAGGCTGCTCCACGGGGAGCTTGCTTTTAGAGATCGAGCGGCGCGCGGGAGCGAAGAATCCTAGACTCATTGGAATTGATAACTCTGAAGCGATGCTATCACGCGCTAGAGCCAAGGCGCTTGGCTATGGCTCTAGGGTGGATTTTATTCAAGGTGATATTTTGGATTTTGAGTATCAAAAAAGTGAGGTGATTCTTTGCCACTACACGCTTCAATTTATCCGTCCTATCCACCGCGCCTACCTTGTTCAAAAGCTCTACGATTCTCTAAAGCCCGAAGGAATCCTGATCTTTAGTGAGAAGGTGGTGAGCGAAGATCGAGTGCTGGATCATCAGATGATTGAGCGCTACTACGCCTACAAACGAGAGCAGGGGTATAGCGAGGTGGAGATTGTCAAAAAGCGCGAGGCGCTTGAGAATGTTCTTATTCCCTACACCGCCAAAGAGAATGAGAAGATGCTCTTAGAAGCGGGTTTTGCTCATGTTGAGACCCTCTTTCGATGGGTTAATTTCGCTACTTTTATTGCCAAAAAAGGAGAAGCATGA
- the dapE gene encoding succinyl-diaminopimelate desuccinylase has product MKPSVIEILQKLLTYPSITPKECGIFDYVRSLLEGFEAIEVEHEGVKNLLLYRCFGEGEHWCLAGHIDVVPPGEGWSVDPFGAELKEGYLYGRGAQDMKSGVAAMISALAKIDHFPGTLSLLLTSDEEGEAKWGTQLMLEHLKERGFLPKVAIVTEPTSEERFGDTIKVGRRGSINGKLIIHGKQGHVAYPSKCLNPVELIAPRLAQIAGYNLDAGDEFFEPSKLVITDIRGGIEAVNVTPSDLKILFNVRHSTQTSAKEIEDYLHQLLQGIPYTLEIKPSSKPFLTSRESVVVKRVSEAVKRVMGVAPKLSTGGGTSDARYFAQFGVEVVECGVVNDRIHALDERVALLEVEALERVLLEALG; this is encoded by the coding sequence ATGAAACCTTCTGTTATTGAGATTCTCCAAAAGCTCCTCACCTACCCCTCCATCACTCCCAAAGAGTGCGGAATCTTTGATTATGTGCGCTCGCTCCTAGAGGGCTTTGAGGCGATTGAGGTCGAACATGAGGGGGTGAAGAATCTCCTCCTCTATCGCTGTTTTGGCGAGGGGGAGCACTGGTGTTTGGCGGGGCATATTGATGTGGTGCCTCCGGGCGAGGGGTGGAGCGTGGATCCTTTTGGAGCGGAGCTTAAAGAGGGGTATCTCTATGGGCGGGGCGCTCAGGATATGAAAAGCGGCGTGGCGGCGATGATTAGCGCCCTAGCTAAAATCGACCATTTCCCCGGAACGCTCTCCTTGCTTCTCACTAGCGATGAGGAGGGAGAGGCAAAGTGGGGAACGCAATTGATGCTAGAGCACCTCAAAGAGAGAGGATTCTTACCCAAGGTGGCTATCGTTACAGAGCCCACGAGCGAAGAGCGTTTTGGTGACACCATTAAGGTGGGGCGGAGAGGGTCTATCAATGGAAAGCTGATCATCCATGGGAAGCAGGGTCATGTGGCCTATCCAAGCAAGTGTCTCAACCCCGTGGAGCTCATCGCCCCAAGGTTAGCGCAAATCGCTGGATACAATCTTGATGCTGGGGATGAGTTTTTTGAGCCAAGTAAGCTCGTCATTACCGATATTCGTGGAGGAATCGAGGCGGTGAATGTCACGCCTAGCGATCTTAAAATCCTCTTTAATGTGCGCCATTCGACTCAAACCTCGGCCAAAGAGATAGAGGACTACCTGCATCAACTCCTCCAAGGAATCCCCTATACGCTTGAGATCAAGCCAAGCTCCAAGCCTTTTTTGACCTCAAGAGAGAGTGTCGTGGTGAAGCGTGTGAGCGAGGCGGTCAAAAGGGTGATGGGAGTCGCTCCCAAGCTCTCCACGGGGGGCGGGACGAGCGATGCGCGATATTTTGCACAATTTGGAGTCGAAGTGGTGGAGTGCGGGGTGGTCAATGATCGAATCCATGCCTTGGATGAGCGTGTGGCCCTCTTGGAGGTTGAGGCGCTAGAGAGGGTGCTTTTGGAGGCGCTCGGGTAG
- a CDS encoding RNA polymerase sigma factor, with the protein MTNYYEELLLYVRGKVSSKDHAQDIVQESYTRAIAMQAKQEINNQRALLYKIAKNLIIDKLRSSRVVSEVAYEETLLAPSALEPEEAAMEQSREAILKRELKKMPPKRQEVFVLHILEGYSRQEVARMLGISSDAVDKHLSRAIMELKEKLNPKKDRS; encoded by the coding sequence ATGACGAATTACTACGAAGAGCTGCTTTTATATGTAAGGGGTAAGGTCTCTAGCAAAGATCACGCCCAAGACATTGTCCAAGAATCCTACACGCGTGCGATTGCCATGCAGGCAAAGCAGGAGATCAATAATCAAAGAGCACTCCTTTATAAAATCGCCAAAAATCTGATCATCGACAAGTTACGAAGCAGTCGCGTGGTTTCGGAAGTGGCCTATGAAGAGACTCTTTTGGCCCCCTCAGCGCTTGAGCCTGAAGAGGCGGCTATGGAGCAAAGCCGAGAGGCTATCCTCAAGCGTGAACTCAAAAAAATGCCTCCCAAACGCCAAGAGGTATTTGTTTTGCATATTTTGGAGGGCTACAGTCGTCAAGAGGTGGCGAGGATGCTCGGAATCTCCTCGGATGCAGTGGACAAACATCTCTCTCGTGCCATTATGGAGCTCAAAGAAAAGCTCAACCCCAAGAAGGATCGCTCATGA
- a CDS encoding FecR family protein, translating to MRIREKIDEQVTFWASLEREGHDLGRHKGFARWLSEDEGHQQAFLEEKRLVEEVKALPREFLLEIKNEVRGRREQIKRQRILIKRLIPLSACMLLVGYLAFFMEIASFKQLYVATHKVQSDIALPDDSRISLDAKTSAEVRYYKSKRLVQLSEGKAVFDVRPNPKAPFIIETERGEIWVVGTKFEVINHDSFLRVSVSEGIVEVRSPKDRATVLRVGRGESLSLDAKHQTSEIQKIDPDKVASWQYGRYLFHQASLQEVLEEFGKHIDLRVNIEGSKIASLPISGSFDVNRLDDFLKVLPLVHPVRIIQSAGIITIKPRS from the coding sequence ATGAGAATCAGAGAGAAGATTGATGAGCAGGTGACTTTTTGGGCAAGCTTGGAGCGTGAGGGGCATGATCTTGGTCGACACAAGGGGTTTGCAAGATGGCTTAGCGAGGATGAGGGTCACCAGCAAGCCTTTTTGGAAGAGAAGCGTCTTGTTGAAGAGGTGAAAGCGCTTCCTCGGGAGTTTCTTCTAGAAATCAAAAACGAGGTGAGGGGTCGGCGCGAACAGATCAAGCGTCAAAGAATCCTCATCAAGCGCTTGATTCCTTTGAGCGCCTGTATGCTTTTGGTGGGATATTTGGCTTTCTTCATGGAGATTGCTAGTTTTAAACAGCTCTATGTGGCAACCCATAAAGTCCAAAGCGATATTGCTTTGCCTGATGATTCTAGAATCTCTTTGGATGCCAAAACAAGCGCTGAAGTGCGCTATTACAAAAGCAAGAGGCTCGTGCAACTTTCAGAAGGGAAGGCGGTTTTTGATGTGCGACCCAACCCCAAGGCCCCCTTTATTATTGAGACAGAGAGGGGCGAGATTTGGGTGGTTGGCACAAAGTTTGAGGTGATCAATCACGATTCTTTTCTTCGCGTGAGCGTCTCAGAGGGAATTGTGGAAGTGAGGAGCCCCAAAGATAGGGCGACTGTTCTTAGGGTGGGGAGAGGCGAGAGTCTCTCTTTGGATGCCAAGCATCAAACATCAGAGATTCAAAAAATTGACCCCGATAAGGTGGCGTCATGGCAATATGGGCGCTATCTCTTTCATCAGGCGAGCTTGCAAGAGGTGCTAGAGGAGTTTGGCAAACATATCGATTTGAGGGTCAATATTGAAGGCTCCAAAATCGCCTCTTTGCCTATTAGCGGGAGTTTTGATGTGAATCGTTTGGATGATTTTTTGAAAGTTTTGCCTCTGGTGCATCCTGTCAGAATCATCCAAAGTGCGGGAATTATTACAATCAAGCCAAGAAGTTGA